The following proteins come from a genomic window of Dreissena polymorpha isolate Duluth1 chromosome 1, UMN_Dpol_1.0, whole genome shotgun sequence:
- the LOC127876469 gene encoding myb-related transcription factor, partner of profilin-like, which translates to MECLSEENVMKRQKAPDWTEPAEIVLNALVRDHWNLLFGDYKGIGAEKISVLRRKKWDEIGSRLSLEFGVARTGEQCRKKFQNSKARYIKKVGEMRHPTTGGGDAVQLTSSEEVLASTMQGHPVVQGLTGGVDSDVVASQTRIWALATGSNPEQKEQMTVDTQLENKNDCKL; encoded by the exons ATGGAGTGTTTGTCTGAGGAAAATGTTATGAAGCGTCAGAAGGCTCCAGATTGGACCGAGCCAGCAGAAATTGTGTTGAATGCGCTGGTTCGGGACCACTGGAACCTTCTATTCGGCGATTATAAGGGGATAGGAGCGGAAAAAATTTCGGTACTCAGAAGAAAGAAATGGGACGAGATTGGGAGCAGGTTGTCATT AGAATTCGGAGTCGCAAGAACTGGCGAACAGTGCCGGAAGAAATTCCAAAATTCAAAAGCTCGGT ACATAAAAAAGGTCGGAGAAATGAGGCACCCAACAACAGGCGGTGGCGATGCAGTTCAATTAACATCGTCGGAGGAGGTGCTTGCCTCCACGATGCAAGGCCACCCTGTTGTTCAGGGCCTAACAGGGGGTGTAGACTCAGACG ttGTTGCATCACAGACAAGGATTTGGGCACTGGCAACCGGGAGCAATCCGGAACAGAAAG AACAAATGACCGTGGACACACAACTGGAGAACAAAAACGATTGTAAGTtataa
- the LOC127866517 gene encoding putative nuclease HARBI1, translating into MAAAHRNLRRCRNNRRLRVERVFLDRTNPLEIYRDVELYKRFRFTRDTLQFICEICFDVERHTNRSLPIPVALSVCTYLRYVASGDLQLTMADSTGLSQATVCRVCAQVSAILAAKVSDFVKFPTGIDAARVKQGLGAIAGFPNALGCIDCTHINIKKPNENVEDFIGRKGIPTINVQVQYTSR; encoded by the exons ATGGCCGCTGCCCATAGGAATCTACGTCGGTGTAGAAATAATCGGCGCTTGCGAGTAGAGAGAGTGTTTTTAGATCGTACAAATCCGCTGGAAATATACAGAGATGTCGAACTTTACAAGCGTTTTCGATTTACGAGAGACACTCTCCAATTCATATGCGAAATTTGCTTTGACGTAGAGAGACACACAAATAGAAGTTTGCCGATCCCCGTGGCACTATCGGTGTGCACCTACCTGCGGTATGTTGCTAGCGGGGACCTGCAGCTCACCATGGCTGACAGCACTGGTCTGTCACAGGCTACAGTTTGTAGGGTCTGTGCACAGGTCAGTGCTATATTGGCCGCAAAAGTGTCGGACTTCGTCAAGTTCCCGACTGGAATAGACGCCGCCCGTGTGAAGCAAGGGCTTGGAGCCATAGCCG GTTTCCCTAATGCGCTTGGATGCATAGACTGCACGCACATAAACATAAAGAAACCAAATGAAAATGTAGAAGATTTCATTGGACGGAAAGGGATCCCGACCATTAACGTACAGGTGCAGTACACATCAAGATAA